One Sphingobacteruim zhuxiongii DNA window includes the following coding sequences:
- a CDS encoding acyl-CoA thioesterase: MNFYTRKWVKPEDLNPNGSLFGGTLLRWIDEEAVIYAIVQLGNPHVVTKYISEINFVSSAKQGDIIELGIEAIHFGNTSLTMRCEVRNKISRKTILSIDKLVFVNLDPEGNPVPHGRTEITYAYMGIERDVKKRD, translated from the coding sequence ATGAATTTTTATACAAGAAAATGGGTTAAACCGGAAGACTTAAACCCAAACGGTTCTTTATTCGGAGGCACCTTACTACGCTGGATTGACGAAGAAGCAGTTATTTACGCCATAGTACAGTTGGGGAACCCACATGTGGTCACCAAATATATTTCGGAAATCAATTTCGTTTCTTCGGCAAAGCAAGGAGATATTATCGAATTAGGAATTGAAGCTATTCATTTTGGGAATACCTCGCTTACCATGCGCTGTGAAGTCCGCAATAAAATAAGCAGGAAAACCATACTTTCCATCGATAAATTAGTATTTGTAAATCTAGATCCAGAAGGAAATCCTGTTCCACATGGGAGAACTGAAATCACCTATGCTTATATGGGGATCGAAAGAGATGTTAAGAAACGCGATTAA
- the lpdA gene encoding dihydrolipoyl dehydrogenase gives MQYDVIVIGSGPGGYVAAIRCAQLGLKTAVIEKYSTFGGTCLNVGCIPSKALLDSSEHYHNAAHNFEQHGISLSSLKLDMKKMIARKDDVIAQNTAGITYLFKKNKIDSFQGIGSFVDKNTIKITKEDGSTEELKGKNIIIATGSKPTALPFLPVDKTRIITSTEALNLTEVPKHLIVIGGGVIGLELGSVYARLGAKVSVVEYAKSIIATMDAGLGKELQRVLKKNLGMEFFLNHKVTGATAKGKKVTVTAEDAKGQNVELEGDYCIVAVGRTAYTAGLGLENIGIKTEERGNKITVNEHMETSVEGVYAIGDVVRGAMLAHKAEDEGTYVAERIVGQKPHIDYNLIPGVVYTWPEVASVGQTEEQLKEAGKKYKAGSFSFKASGRAKASGDTDGFIKVLADADTDEVLGVHMIGPRAADMIAEAVVAMEYRASAEDIGRICHAHPTFTEALKEAALAATSNRAIHA, from the coding sequence ATGCAATACGACGTAATTGTAATCGGTAGTGGTCCAGGTGGATATGTTGCAGCTATCCGTTGTGCTCAACTGGGTTTGAAAACTGCTGTTATCGAAAAATACAGTACATTTGGTGGTACCTGTTTAAATGTGGGTTGTATTCCTTCAAAAGCATTATTGGACTCTTCTGAGCATTATCATAATGCTGCTCATAACTTTGAACAACACGGTATTTCCCTAAGTAGCTTAAAACTTGACATGAAAAAGATGATCGCTCGTAAAGACGACGTGATCGCTCAAAATACGGCAGGTATTACTTACTTATTCAAGAAAAACAAGATTGACAGTTTCCAAGGCATTGGATCATTCGTTGATAAGAATACCATCAAAATCACAAAAGAAGATGGTTCTACAGAAGAACTAAAAGGTAAAAACATTATTATCGCGACAGGTTCAAAACCTACAGCCCTACCTTTCTTACCAGTAGACAAAACTCGTATCATTACTTCTACAGAAGCATTAAACTTAACTGAAGTTCCAAAACATTTAATCGTTATCGGTGGTGGTGTTATTGGATTAGAGTTAGGTTCAGTATACGCTCGTTTAGGAGCAAAAGTATCTGTTGTTGAATATGCAAAATCAATTATTGCAACAATGGACGCTGGATTAGGAAAAGAATTGCAACGTGTCTTAAAGAAAAACTTAGGCATGGAATTCTTCCTAAATCACAAAGTAACCGGTGCAACAGCGAAAGGCAAGAAGGTTACAGTAACCGCTGAAGATGCTAAAGGACAAAATGTTGAATTAGAAGGAGATTACTGTATCGTTGCAGTTGGTAGAACAGCATATACAGCAGGTTTAGGTCTAGAAAACATCGGTATTAAAACTGAAGAACGCGGAAACAAAATCACAGTTAACGAGCATATGGAAACCTCAGTAGAAGGCGTATATGCAATTGGTGATGTTGTTCGTGGTGCGATGTTAGCTCACAAAGCTGAAGACGAGGGTACCTATGTTGCAGAACGTATTGTAGGACAAAAACCGCATATTGATTACAACTTGATTCCAGGTGTAGTCTATACATGGCCTGAAGTTGCTTCTGTTGGTCAGACTGAGGAGCAATTAAAAGAGGCTGGTAAAAAATATAAAGCTGGAAGTTTTTCATTCAAAGCATCTGGACGTGCGAAAGCATCTGGAGATACAGATGGTTTTATCAAAGTTCTTGCAGACGCTGACACAGATGAGGTATTAGGCGTTCATATGATTGGTCCTCGTGCTGCTGATATGATTGCTGAAGCGGTTGTAGCGATGGAATACCGTGCTTCTGCAGAAGATATCGGTAGAATCTGTCATGCTCACCCAACATTTACGGAAGCATTAAAAGAAGCCGCATTAGCAGCTACTTCAAATAGAGCGATTCACGCTTAA
- a CDS encoding azurin, which yields MKKLILAPALALAIAVSSCGNNAEKKEETTSTETTPTEAPATTTEETVPGIENVTSSQTWTVEGNDQMQYNINLIRVKAGEAVEITVKNVGSMPKESMGHNLVILKPGIDIPTFGSEASAAADSEYIPKSSLTSIVAHSKLLGPGESDKISVTLEKGVYSYICSFPGHFGIMQGKIVAE from the coding sequence ATGAAAAAATTAATTTTAGCTCCTGCACTAGCTTTAGCGATTGCGGTTTCTTCTTGCGGAAATAATGCAGAGAAGAAAGAGGAGACTACATCTACCGAAACCACTCCAACAGAAGCTCCTGCAACAACTACAGAAGAAACAGTTCCAGGAATTGAAAACGTTACATCATCGCAAACTTGGACAGTTGAAGGAAATGACCAAATGCAATACAACATTAACTTGATTCGCGTCAAAGCGGGCGAGGCTGTAGAAATCACAGTAAAAAATGTTGGTTCAATGCCAAAAGAGTCAATGGGACACAACTTGGTTATTTTGAAACCAGGTATCGATATCCCTACATTTGGAAGTGAAGCTTCTGCAGCTGCGGATAGCGAATACATCCCTAAATCATCTCTTACTTCAATCGTAGCTCATTCAAAACTTTTAGGTCCAGGTGAGTCTGATAAGATTTCAGTTACGTTAGAAAAAGGTGTTTACTCTTACATCTGTAGTTTCCCAGGACACTTCGGAATTATGCAAGGTAAAATCGTTGCTGAATAG